From Diospyros lotus cultivar Yz01 chromosome 4, ASM1463336v1, whole genome shotgun sequence, a single genomic window includes:
- the LOC127800208 gene encoding homeotic protein knotted-1 — protein sequence MEDYGQLGDNAASRASFLYGGPVLAPSSSSYGRTSGGSNVNAFHLQSGPESCQSDSQANPIVKTEAGSSQLLHKFHYPSIIRGHQGVHHHHQDHSQHQSNDGSSDVEAIKAKIVAHPQYSNLLEAFMDCQKVGAPPEVVARLAAVRQEFEMRQRGSVAGRDAGKDPELDQFMEAYYDMLVKYREELTRPLQEATEFMRRIETQLSMLNNGPVRIFPSDEKCEGVGSSEEDQGNSGGETEMPEIDPRAEDRELKNHLLRKYSGYLSSLKQELSKKKKKGKLPKDARQKLLNWWELHYKWPYPSESEKVALAESTGLDQKQINNWFINQRKRHWKPSEDMQFMVMDGLHPQNAAVFMDGHYMGEGPYRLGP from the exons ATGGAGGATTACGGCCAACTGGGCGACAACGCGGCTTCAAGAGCGAGCTTCTTGTACGGCGGCCCAGTTCTTGCACCAAGTTCTTCATCGTACGGTCGAACCAGTGGCGGCTCGAACGTGAATGCGTTTCATCTTCAATCGGGGCCCGAGAGTTGTCAATCGGATTCGCAGGCCAATCCAATTGTGAAGACCGAAGCGGGAAGCTCCCAGCTTCTTCACAAATTTCACTATCCTTCGATAATAAGAGGACACCAAGGCGTTCATCATCACCATCAAGATCACAGCCAGCACCAATCGAATGATGGTTCAAGTGATGTTGAAGCCATCAAAGCCAAGATCGTCGCTCACCCTCAGTACTCCAACCTTTTGGAAGCTTTTATGGATTGTCAAAAG GTGGGAGCCCCGCCGGAAGTGGTGGCGCGGCTGGCGGCGGTCCGGCAGGAGTTCGAGATGAGGCAGCGGGGATCAGTGGCCGGGAGAGACGCCGGAAAAGACCCAGAACTCGATCAGTTCATG GAGGCTTATTACGACATGCTAGTGAAATACCGAGAGGAGCTGACAAGGCCATTACAAGAAGCGACAGAATTCATGCGAAGGATCGAAACGCAGCTCAGTATGCTCAACAATGGCCCCGTCCGGATCTTTCCCTCCG ATGAGAAGTGTGAGGGTGTTGGTTCATCCGAAGAGGATCAAGGCAACAGTGGTGGAGAAACTGAAATGCCTGAGATCGATCCACGTGCTGAAGATCGGGAACTCAAGAACCACCTGTTGAGGAAGTACAGTGGTTACTTGAGTAGCCTCAAGCAAGAGCTatccaagaaaaagaagaaagggaaattACCCAAAGATGCCAGGCAAAAGCTACTCAATTGGTGGGAGTTGCACTACAAGTGGCCTTATCCTTCG GAGAGCGAGAAGGTGGCCTTGGCTGAATCAACTGGTCTAGACCAGAAACAAATCAATAACTGGTTCATCAACCAAAGGAAACGGCACTGGAAGCCTTCTGAAGATATGCAGTTCATGGTAATGGACGGCCTCCATCCGCAAAATGCAGCCGTCTTCATGGATGGACACTATATGGGTGAAGGTCCTTACAGGCTAGGACCATGA